One window of Desulfarculus baarsii DSM 2075 genomic DNA carries:
- the flhB gene encoding flagellar biosynthesis protein FlhB yields the protein MADNTAQEKTEKPTPRRRSKAREKGQVAKSQELGSIGVLFAGLMCLYAFGGFVYDQSATMMTHILSRAAETPVSLAQVHNLSIDLMGHFLRTLAPFMLAVVLAGVAVNVAQTGFMLATSRLRPDLKKINPLEGLKKFVSMRMLVEAIKNTGKICVVGLVAYLVLADELPNFPNIGKLGGLTAMLIYIADVCLRIFLWSLAAMFILAILDYAYQKYQFEKGLKMSKQEIKDEFKQTEGDPHVKSRIRQLQRERAMKRMMAAVPQADVVITNPTHLAVAIFYQAGQMDAPEVVAKGQNKIAERIKALAQENNVPIIEDKPLAQALYKSVEVGQRIPFELFGAVAAILAHVYREKQTHQQVLDAIKQ from the coding sequence ATGGCCGACAATACCGCGCAGGAAAAAACCGAAAAACCGACTCCACGACGGAGGTCCAAGGCCCGCGAAAAGGGCCAGGTGGCCAAAAGCCAGGAGTTGGGCAGCATCGGCGTGTTGTTCGCCGGGCTGATGTGCCTCTACGCCTTTGGCGGCTTTGTCTACGACCAAAGCGCCACGATGATGACGCATATCCTGAGCCGGGCCGCCGAGACGCCCGTCAGCCTGGCCCAGGTGCATAATTTGTCCATCGACCTGATGGGCCATTTTTTGCGAACGCTGGCCCCGTTCATGCTGGCGGTGGTGTTGGCCGGCGTGGCGGTGAACGTGGCCCAGACGGGCTTCATGCTGGCCACCTCGCGCCTGCGGCCCGACCTGAAAAAGATCAATCCCCTCGAAGGCCTGAAGAAATTCGTCTCCATGCGCATGCTGGTCGAGGCCATCAAGAACACGGGAAAGATCTGCGTGGTGGGCCTGGTGGCCTATCTGGTCCTGGCCGACGAACTGCCCAACTTCCCCAACATCGGCAAGCTGGGCGGCCTGACGGCCATGCTCATCTACATCGCCGACGTCTGCCTGCGCATCTTCCTGTGGTCGCTGGCGGCCATGTTCATCCTGGCCATCCTGGATTACGCCTACCAGAAATACCAGTTTGAAAAAGGCCTGAAGATGTCCAAGCAGGAGATCAAGGACGAATTCAAGCAGACCGAGGGCGATCCCCACGTCAAGAGCCGCATCCGTCAGTTGCAGCGCGAGCGGGCCATGAAGCGCATGATGGCCGCCGTGCCCCAAGCCGACGTGGTCATCACCAACCCCACCCACCTGGCCGTGGCCATCTTCTATCAGGCCGGCCAGATGGATGCCCCCGAGGTGGTGGCCAAGGGCCAGAACAAGATCGCCGAACGCATCAAGGCCCTGGCCCAGGAAAACAACGTGCCCATCATCGAGGACAAGCCCCTGGCCCAGGCCCTCTACAAATCGGTGGAGGTGGGCCAGCGCATACCTTTCGAGCTTTTCGGGGCGGTGGCGGCCATCCTGGCCCACGTCTATCGCGAGAAACAGACGCATCAACAGGTGCTCGACGCCATCAAGCAATAA
- the flhA gene encoding flagellar biosynthesis protein FlhA, which translates to MAETAKQPERRFPWLPAIDADNISEIGLAIGVVGILVVMLLPLPTFLLDIMLSFNITFGLVILLTALYTRRPLDFSAFPSVLLITTLLRLSLNVASTRLILLHGDEGFDAAGKVIEAFGQFVIGGNYVVGLVVFLILVIINFMVITKGSERIAEVAARFTLDAMPGKQMAIDADLNAGLIDESEAKNRRSEIRREADFYGSMDGAAKFVKGDAIAGIIITMINILGGLLIGTLQQDMPFAEAAATYTVLTVGDGLVSQIPALIISTSAGIIVSRAAGDMTLGKEFTRQFSMQPQALAIAGGLIFAFGLVPGLPHFSFMVLGLSVGGLAFVLMRAQKQAALAASEKARHAAQKAAAPPPPGPEQVEALLPLDLMELEVGYGLIPLVDEAQDGDLLERIRSIRQQLALEMGIVVPPLHVRDNLQLKPGGYAILLKGNEVASAELMIDYLLAMDPGDAKRQIDGIPTREPAFNLPALWIPSQRREEAQFAGYQVVDPATVIATHLTEVIRNHSGELLGRQEVARLLENLAKSAPTVVEELRKVMNLGQMQKVLQYLLRERVSVRDLLTIAETLADYGALTKDAEVLTEYCRQRLARGILKSITGAGSGELHVLTLDPSVEDVITGALQQTDHGAYLSLDPGSVQKIIAVTQKELDKFGALTQPPVVLCSPVVRRHFRRVVERFVPTLAVLSHSELVSDLTVRTVGNIAIK; encoded by the coding sequence ATGGCCGAAACGGCCAAACAACCAGAGCGCAGATTCCCCTGGCTGCCGGCCATCGACGCCGATAACATCTCCGAAATCGGCCTGGCCATCGGCGTTGTCGGCATTTTGGTGGTGATGCTGCTGCCGCTGCCCACGTTTTTGCTCGACATCATGCTCAGCTTCAATATCACCTTCGGCCTGGTCATCCTGCTCACGGCCCTCTACACCAGGCGCCCGCTGGATTTCTCGGCCTTTCCCTCGGTGCTGCTGATCACCACCCTACTGCGCCTTTCGCTCAACGTCGCCTCCACCCGCCTGATCCTGCTGCACGGCGACGAGGGCTTCGACGCCGCCGGCAAGGTCATCGAGGCCTTTGGCCAGTTCGTCATCGGCGGCAACTACGTCGTGGGCCTGGTGGTGTTTCTGATCCTGGTCATCATCAACTTCATGGTCATCACCAAGGGCTCCGAGCGCATCGCCGAAGTGGCCGCCCGCTTCACCCTCGACGCCATGCCCGGCAAGCAGATGGCCATCGACGCCGACCTGAACGCCGGGCTCATCGACGAATCCGAGGCCAAGAATCGCCGCTCCGAGATCCGCCGCGAGGCCGACTTCTATGGCTCGATGGACGGCGCGGCCAAGTTCGTCAAGGGCGACGCCATCGCCGGCATCATCATCACCATGATCAACATCCTCGGCGGCCTGCTCATCGGCACGCTCCAGCAGGACATGCCTTTTGCCGAAGCCGCGGCCACCTACACCGTGCTCACCGTCGGCGACGGTCTGGTCAGCCAGATTCCGGCCCTGATCATCTCCACCAGCGCCGGCATCATCGTCAGCCGCGCCGCCGGCGACATGACCCTGGGCAAGGAGTTCACGCGCCAGTTCAGCATGCAGCCCCAGGCCCTGGCCATCGCCGGCGGATTGATCTTCGCCTTCGGCCTGGTGCCGGGCCTGCCGCATTTTTCGTTCATGGTGCTGGGCCTTAGCGTGGGCGGTCTGGCCTTCGTGCTGATGCGCGCCCAGAAACAAGCCGCCCTGGCCGCCAGCGAAAAGGCGCGTCACGCCGCCCAAAAGGCCGCCGCGCCGCCACCGCCCGGGCCCGAGCAGGTCGAGGCCCTGCTGCCGCTGGACCTGATGGAGCTGGAAGTGGGCTATGGCCTGATCCCCTTGGTCGACGAGGCCCAGGACGGCGACCTGCTGGAGCGCATCCGCAGCATCCGCCAGCAACTGGCCCTGGAAATGGGCATCGTCGTGCCGCCGCTGCACGTGCGCGACAACCTGCAACTCAAGCCCGGCGGCTACGCCATCCTGCTCAAGGGCAACGAGGTGGCCTCGGCCGAGCTGATGATCGACTACCTCCTGGCCATGGACCCCGGCGACGCCAAGCGCCAGATCGACGGCATCCCCACCCGTGAGCCGGCCTTCAACCTGCCGGCCCTGTGGATTCCCAGCCAGCGCCGCGAGGAGGCCCAGTTCGCCGGCTATCAGGTGGTCGACCCGGCCACGGTCATCGCCACCCACCTCACCGAGGTCATCCGCAACCACTCGGGCGAGTTGCTGGGCCGCCAGGAAGTGGCCCGCCTGCTGGAAAACCTGGCCAAAAGCGCGCCAACGGTGGTCGAGGAACTGCGCAAGGTGATGAACCTGGGCCAGATGCAAAAGGTGCTGCAGTACCTGCTGCGCGAACGGGTCAGCGTGCGCGACCTGCTGACCATCGCCGAAACCCTGGCCGACTACGGCGCGTTGACCAAGGACGCCGAGGTGCTCACCGAGTATTGCCGTCAGCGCCTGGCCCGGGGCATCCTCAAGTCCATCACCGGGGCCGGCTCGGGCGAGTTGCACGTGCTGACCCTGGACCCGTCGGTGGAAGACGTCATCACCGGCGCCCTGCAGCAGACCGACCACGGGGCCTATCTCTCGCTGGACCCCGGCTCGGTGCAAAAGATCATCGCGGTCACGCAAAAGGAGTTGGACAAGTTCGGCGCTTTGACCCAGCCGCCGGTGGTGCTATGCTCTCCCGTCGTGCGGCGGCACTTCCGGCGGGTGGTCGAGCGCTTCGTGCCGACCCTGGCCGTGCTCAGCCACAGCGAATTGGTCAGCGACCTGACCGTGCGCACGGTGGGCAATATCGCCATCAAATGA
- the flhF gene encoding flagellar biosynthesis protein FlhF codes for MRIRHFTAPDMAQAMRLVRQELGPEAVILSTGKVSGGVEIAAAVETDPIRPAEPTPAPRATAAPDDATAGGDALEELARQVEGLRRQLSRHMLASDLGAENAARPELAAIYRHLRGQELDPLIIEALLEGLGAPQGAGLLPMLAIRLKKMLRVAPEPRFGGGQAKVWALVGPTGVGKTTTVAKLAASFAMKAGLRVGLVTLDTFRIAAAEQLKVYGRIMDLPTVVVGGAKEYQRAVEELSGLDLILVDTVGRAPGDADNLAELRSILSAHPQTERHLVLACPTRDADQKRIIEGFALFEPKSLVFTKLDETSVYGPILNQVARAKLPVSYLTTGQRVPDDMEQATLDGLARRLLPPRREQTWPAVC; via the coding sequence TTGCGCATAAGGCATTTCACGGCCCCCGACATGGCCCAGGCCATGCGCCTGGTGCGCCAGGAGTTGGGCCCCGAAGCGGTGATCCTTTCCACCGGCAAGGTCAGCGGCGGGGTGGAGATCGCCGCGGCGGTGGAGACCGACCCCATCCGGCCGGCCGAGCCCACGCCGGCGCCCCGCGCGACGGCCGCCCCCGATGACGCCACGGCCGGCGGCGACGCGCTGGAGGAACTGGCCCGCCAGGTGGAAGGCCTGCGCCGCCAGCTTTCACGGCATATGCTGGCCAGCGACCTGGGCGCGGAGAACGCCGCCCGGCCCGAGTTGGCCGCCATCTATCGCCACCTGCGCGGCCAAGAGCTGGACCCGCTGATCATCGAGGCCCTGCTGGAGGGCCTCGGCGCGCCCCAGGGCGCGGGTTTGCTGCCGATGTTGGCCATCCGCCTGAAAAAAATGCTGCGCGTGGCCCCCGAACCACGCTTCGGCGGCGGTCAGGCCAAGGTCTGGGCCCTGGTCGGTCCCACCGGCGTGGGCAAGACCACCACCGTGGCCAAGCTGGCGGCGTCTTTCGCCATGAAGGCCGGCCTGCGCGTGGGCCTGGTGACCCTGGACACCTTCCGCATCGCCGCCGCCGAGCAGCTCAAGGTCTATGGCCGGATCATGGACTTACCCACGGTGGTGGTGGGCGGGGCCAAGGAATATCAACGCGCCGTGGAGGAGCTATCCGGGCTGGATTTGATCTTGGTCGACACCGTGGGCCGCGCGCCCGGCGACGCCGACAATCTGGCCGAGTTGCGCTCAATCCTCTCGGCCCACCCGCAGACGGAGCGCCACCTGGTCCTGGCCTGCCCCACCCGCGACGCCGATCAGAAGCGCATCATTGAAGGCTTCGCCCTGTTCGAACCCAAGAGCCTGGTCTTCACCAAATTGGACGAGACATCGGTCTACGGGCCGATTCTCAACCAGGTGGCGCGGGCCAAACTGCCGGTGAGCTACCTCACCACCGGCCAACGCGTGCCCGACGACATGGAGCAGGCCACGCTGGACGGCCTGGCTCGGCGGCTTTTACCGCCCCGCCGCGAGCAAACATGGCCGGCGGTGTGTTAA
- a CDS encoding MinD/ParA family protein, translating to MDQATSLRRMAERPRQGASSAPPLRTMAITSGKGGVGKTNITVNLALCLARLGRKVLIIDADLGLANVDIVLGLNPQYTIRDVIHGDKTLDEVILEGPGGVQILPATSGVAEMTSLTKDEKMMLLQVFDSYQLRADTVIIDTAAGINDTVLYFNSAAQERIVVATGEPTSLTDAYALIKVMYTTYQEKRFRLLVNNVKDAAEAKQVYRKLAAAADHFLDGLAIDYVGHLPTDLAVHKAVMQQRPVVEAFPTAEISRAFAGLAKEMLERPSQETDGNIKFFWRRLVAMS from the coding sequence ATGGATCAAGCCACTTCTCTTAGACGCATGGCCGAAAGGCCGCGCCAAGGAGCGTCCTCCGCGCCGCCGCTGCGCACCATGGCCATCACCAGCGGCAAGGGCGGGGTCGGCAAGACCAACATCACCGTCAACCTGGCCCTGTGCCTGGCCCGCCTGGGGCGCAAGGTGCTGATCATCGACGCCGACCTGGGCCTGGCCAACGTGGATATCGTCCTGGGGCTCAACCCCCAATACACCATCCGCGACGTCATCCACGGCGACAAGACCCTCGACGAGGTGATCCTCGAAGGGCCTGGCGGCGTGCAGATCCTGCCGGCCACCAGCGGCGTGGCCGAGATGACCAGCCTGACCAAGGACGAGAAGATGATGCTGTTGCAGGTCTTCGACTCCTATCAGTTGCGCGCCGACACCGTGATCATCGACACCGCCGCCGGCATCAACGACACGGTGCTCTATTTCAACTCGGCGGCCCAGGAGCGCATCGTCGTGGCCACCGGCGAGCCGACAAGCCTCACCGACGCCTACGCGCTGATCAAGGTCATGTACACGACGTATCAGGAAAAACGCTTTCGGCTGCTGGTCAACAACGTCAAGGACGCCGCCGAGGCCAAACAGGTTTACCGCAAGCTGGCCGCCGCCGCCGATCACTTCCTCGACGGCCTGGCCATCGATTACGTGGGGCACCTGCCCACCGACCTGGCCGTGCACAAGGCCGTGATGCAGCAGAGGCCCGTGGTCGAGGCCTTCCCCACGGCCGAGATCTCGCGGGCCTTCGCCGGCCTGGCCAAGGAGATGCTCGAGCGGCCCTCCCAGGAGACCGACGGCAACATCAAGTTCTTCTGGCGCAGACTGGTGGCCATGTCGTAG
- a CDS encoding FliA/WhiG family RNA polymerase sigma factor has product MTYGKADYLGEGAARQNKAGFSAAERERLILEYAPMIRYVAGRIAMRLPAHVSMEDLIGAGVLGLIDAVDKFDPEKNVKFKTYAEFRVRGAILDELRAMDWVPRSVRKKSSDLEDAIGRLQNRLGRPAEDEEIAQELGIGLDDLHRLLDEVSGVNLLSLDDADSPLGNLDSEQVMEAMGREGLEDPLVMLGLVELRRVIASAIEGLPEKEKLVVSLYYYDELTMREIGEVLGYTESRISQMHTKAILRLRARLRDFGGSR; this is encoded by the coding sequence ATGACCTACGGCAAGGCGGATTATCTTGGCGAAGGCGCGGCCCGGCAGAACAAGGCCGGTTTCAGCGCCGCCGAGCGGGAGCGGCTCATCCTGGAGTACGCGCCGATGATCCGCTACGTGGCTGGCCGCATCGCCATGCGCCTGCCCGCCCACGTGTCCATGGAGGATCTGATCGGGGCCGGCGTGCTGGGGCTCATCGACGCCGTAGACAAGTTCGACCCCGAAAAGAACGTCAAATTCAAGACCTACGCCGAGTTTCGCGTGCGCGGGGCCATCCTCGACGAGCTGCGGGCCATGGATTGGGTGCCGCGCAGCGTGCGCAAGAAAAGCTCCGACCTCGAAGACGCCATCGGCCGGCTGCAAAATCGCCTGGGCCGGCCGGCCGAGGACGAGGAGATCGCCCAAGAGCTGGGCATTGGTCTTGACGATTTACACCGCCTGCTCGACGAAGTAAGTGGCGTGAATCTGCTCAGCCTGGACGACGCCGACTCGCCGCTGGGCAACCTGGACTCTGAACAGGTCATGGAGGCCATGGGCCGCGAGGGGTTGGAAGACCCTCTGGTCATGCTTGGCCTGGTGGAGCTGCGCAGGGTCATCGCCTCGGCCATCGAAGGCCTGCCCGAAAAAGAAAAACTGGTGGTATCATTGTATTACTACGATGAATTAACCATGAGGGAAATCGGCGAGGTCTTGGGCTACACCGAATCCCGCATCAGCCAGATGCACACCAAGGCCATCCTGCGGTTGCGCGCCCGGCTGCGGGATTTCGGCGGATCCAGATGA
- a CDS encoding chemotaxis response regulator CheY: protein MPNFDTKMKILVVDDFSTMRRIVKNILRQLGFDNIVEAEDGEAAKAKLETERIDFVISDWNMPKMSGLELLKWVRSHDEFKDMPFLMVTAEAQKENVLEAVKAKVSNYIVKPFTAETLSDKIEKIFS from the coding sequence ATGCCAAACTTCGACACCAAGATGAAGATCCTAGTGGTCGACGATTTTTCCACCATGCGCCGCATCGTCAAAAACATTCTGCGCCAGTTGGGCTTCGACAACATCGTCGAGGCCGAGGACGGCGAGGCGGCCAAGGCCAAGCTGGAGACCGAGCGCATCGATTTCGTCATCAGCGACTGGAACATGCCCAAGATGAGCGGCCTGGAGCTGCTCAAGTGGGTGCGCAGCCACGACGAGTTCAAGGACATGCCCTTTTTGATGGTCACCGCCGAAGCGCAAAAGGAAAACGTGCTGGAGGCGGTCAAGGCCAAGGTTAGCAACTACATCGTCAAGCCCTTCACGGCCGAGACGTTGAGCGACAAAATAGAAAAGATATTCAGCTGA
- a CDS encoding flagellar basal body-associated FliL family protein, with the protein MAQQQTKSPPAAVEGLNEAFDESILAEIEQRLEGGDDQFDESIAVGDKVELDRVDLPLDGFLPEGPKLESGEIEIDLADSGHLAGSTPGPEEEPQPPSKLKRLLLAVGSLVLVVAIAGGTGFWFSRQEAQKLPDAESLPPWMVRQAMPSVEDELMLGLEPFIVPLLDTKQGQILRVVVTLESMDGLSKSSLIEKNLDVRDVIYRALRDRPASELQKANQNRLLQAQIKAELNHALGREWVHKVYFSQFLISG; encoded by the coding sequence GTGGCCCAGCAGCAGACCAAATCGCCGCCGGCGGCCGTCGAAGGCCTGAACGAGGCCTTTGACGAGTCGATCCTGGCCGAGATCGAGCAGCGCCTGGAGGGCGGCGACGACCAGTTCGACGAGTCCATCGCCGTCGGCGACAAAGTCGAACTCGACCGGGTCGATCTGCCCCTGGACGGCTTTCTGCCCGAAGGCCCCAAGCTGGAATCCGGCGAGATCGAGATCGACCTGGCCGACTCCGGCCACCTGGCGGGCTCCACGCCCGGCCCGGAGGAAGAACCCCAGCCGCCCAGCAAGCTGAAAAGGCTCTTGCTGGCGGTGGGCTCACTGGTGCTGGTGGTGGCCATCGCCGGCGGCACGGGCTTTTGGTTTTCGCGCCAAGAGGCCCAAAAGCTGCCCGACGCCGAATCGTTGCCGCCGTGGATGGTCCGCCAGGCCATGCCCTCGGTGGAAGACGAACTGATGCTGGGCCTGGAGCCGTTCATCGTGCCGCTCCTGGACACCAAGCAGGGCCAGATTCTGCGGGTGGTGGTCACGCTGGAGAGCATGGATGGCCTGAGCAAGTCGTCGCTCATCGAAAAGAATCTTGACGTGCGTGACGTCATCTATCGCGCCCTGCGCGACCGGCCGGCCAGCGAGTTGCAGAAGGCCAACCAAAACCGCCTGTTGCAGGCCCAGATCAAGGCCGAGCTAAACCATGCCCTGGGCCGGGAATGGGTGCATAAAGTTTATTTCTCACAGTTCCTCATTTCGGGATAG
- a CDS encoding flagellar hook-length control protein FliK, which produces MKPAPPGVTAKEPTAQPGRPTGDEGPTLWPGRAVKATVLQAAANGRVVVRIAGQALVAESDLPLRPGQNLELIVEQASPRLVLALADRQHVAPSDARRAMGELLAGSQRLARQLETLLKIDFTARPLADKDTQKAAVGLQEAARAVIIDRQKAAEPALIRQSLAALAAKGGLSREANLAKARPEALVGDDLRSMAQRFLARLPLVSDQIAQQDPERAAELGRFAEAAKGLATTLEANQRLNAQILPEQSLLVLLLPLVLGGPADQGQLLLEPPPGDENERRQRPTRLAFFLRLEALGPVVVEALAQPGAVQADFLLDSEPKAAMVRGMLPQLAQALEAAGFTAQLAAAARPADDLEAQAPLARLIGREGQYLSVTV; this is translated from the coding sequence ATGAAGCCAGCTCCGCCCGGCGTCACGGCCAAGGAACCGACGGCTCAACCAGGCCGCCCCACCGGCGACGAAGGCCCCACCTTGTGGCCCGGCCGGGCGGTCAAGGCTACGGTGTTGCAGGCCGCGGCCAACGGCCGAGTCGTGGTGCGCATCGCCGGCCAGGCCCTCGTCGCCGAAAGCGACCTACCCCTGCGCCCCGGCCAGAACCTGGAGTTGATCGTCGAACAGGCCTCGCCACGCCTGGTGCTGGCCCTGGCCGACAGGCAACACGTGGCCCCATCCGACGCCCGCCGAGCCATGGGCGAGCTTTTGGCCGGCAGCCAGCGCCTGGCCCGCCAGTTGGAAACGCTGTTAAAAATCGACTTCACCGCGCGCCCCCTGGCCGACAAAGACACCCAAAAGGCCGCCGTCGGCCTGCAAGAGGCCGCGCGGGCCGTGATCATCGACCGTCAAAAGGCCGCCGAACCGGCCTTGATCCGCCAGAGCCTGGCCGCCTTGGCCGCCAAAGGCGGCCTCAGCCGCGAGGCCAATCTGGCCAAGGCCCGGCCCGAGGCCCTGGTCGGCGACGATCTGCGCAGTATGGCCCAGCGCTTTCTGGCCCGCCTGCCGCTCGTCTCCGACCAGATCGCCCAGCAAGACCCGGAGCGCGCCGCCGAGTTGGGCCGTTTCGCCGAGGCGGCCAAGGGCCTGGCCACGACGCTGGAGGCCAACCAACGCCTAAACGCCCAGATTTTGCCCGAGCAATCACTTTTGGTGCTGCTGCTGCCGCTGGTGCTGGGCGGGCCCGCCGATCAGGGCCAGTTGCTGCTGGAGCCGCCGCCCGGCGACGAAAACGAACGCCGCCAGCGCCCCACGCGCCTGGCCTTTTTCCTGCGCCTGGAGGCCCTGGGGCCAGTGGTGGTCGAGGCCCTGGCCCAACCCGGCGCGGTGCAAGCCGACTTTCTGCTGGACAGCGAACCCAAGGCCGCCATGGTGCGCGGCATGCTGCCCCAGTTGGCTCAGGCCCTGGAGGCGGCCGGTTTCACGGCCCAGCTCGCGGCCGCCGCCCGCCCGGCCGACGACCTGGAGGCCCAAGCGCCCCTGGCCCGCTTGATCGGACGGGAAGGCCAATATCTCTCGGTGACGGTATGA
- a CDS encoding EscU/YscU/HrcU family type III secretion system export apparatus switch protein, producing the protein MSDDGKKSAPAAIKKAVALRYGPEGHETTGAVAAKGRLRLAERIIELARQHGVPIKQDPDLVEILARLDIDEEIPPELYVVAAEILAFVHRANEAWRLGAGNEETK; encoded by the coding sequence ATGAGCGACGACGGCAAGAAAAGCGCCCCGGCGGCCATCAAAAAAGCCGTGGCCCTGCGCTATGGCCCCGAGGGCCACGAAACCACCGGCGCGGTGGCGGCCAAGGGCCGGCTGCGCCTGGCCGAGCGCATCATCGAACTGGCCCGCCAGCACGGCGTGCCCATCAAACAGGACCCGGACCTCGTCGAAATCTTGGCGCGGCTGGATATCGACGAGGAGATTCCACCCGAGCTTTACGTGGTGGCCGCCGAGATTCTGGCCTTTGTCCATCGGGCCAACGAGGCCTGGCGGCTGGGCGCTGGCAACGAAGAAACCAAATAG
- the flgF gene encoding flagellar basal-body rod protein FlgF: protein MFYDQGLADAACGSLMQIRHMDVTANNLANVSTTGFKGDRLIFDDMLSREMQVDFSQGSLQETGNPLDVALSGDGFFMIRTPGGDRLTRSGAFKMDANGALVTSEGHAVLDSAGQPVTLNPSGGQVFIDSEGNVSQDGAQVATLAVVEVQNKAALQKDGRTAFSGADGQLPPTAPAADVVVNQGSLEMSNVTVVDQMVNMITAQRAFESYQKAVHSLQEIDQKAVSQVGKV, encoded by the coding sequence ATGTTTTACGACCAAGGACTAGCCGACGCCGCCTGCGGCAGCCTGATGCAGATCAGGCACATGGACGTGACGGCCAACAACCTGGCCAACGTCTCCACCACCGGCTTCAAGGGCGACCGCCTTATTTTTGACGACATGCTCTCGCGGGAGATGCAGGTCGACTTCAGCCAGGGCTCGCTGCAGGAGACGGGCAACCCCCTGGACGTAGCCCTGTCCGGCGACGGCTTTTTCATGATCCGCACCCCCGGCGGCGACCGCTTGACCCGTAGCGGCGCATTCAAGATGGACGCCAACGGCGCGTTGGTCACCTCCGAGGGCCACGCCGTTTTGGATAGCGCCGGCCAGCCGGTGACGCTCAACCCTTCCGGCGGCCAGGTCTTTATCGACAGCGAAGGCAATGTCTCCCAGGACGGAGCCCAGGTGGCCACTTTGGCCGTGGTGGAGGTGCAAAACAAGGCCGCCTTGCAAAAGGACGGCCGCACCGCCTTCAGCGGGGCCGACGGCCAGCTTCCTCCCACCGCGCCGGCCGCCGACGTGGTGGTCAACCAGGGCTCGCTGGAGATGAGCAACGTCACCGTGGTCGACCAGATGGTCAACATGATCACCGCCCAGCGGGCCTTCGAGTCTTATCAAAAGGCCGTGCATTCATTGCAGGAAATCGACCAAAAGGCCGTCAGTCAGGTCGGCAAGGTCTAG
- the flgG gene encoding flagellar basal-body rod protein FlgG — protein MMRSLYTAATGMTAQQLNLDVISNNLANVNTTGFKKSRADFEDLMYQTLRQPGAQQAGGQMIPTGKQVGMGVRPVAIQKIWSQGDYQQTDNQLDVAIEGQGFFRIQKDNEDVYTRDGSFKLNNNRDIVDSNGNLLVPQMTVPENATSVVIDPNGLVTALTADDEAVELGRIQLYTFPNPSGLMAIGRNYFRESPASGVAVPGDPGADQFGTLAQGFLEMSNVSVVDEMVNMIVAQRAYEANSKSITTSDQMLQTANQVKR, from the coding sequence ATGATGAGGAGCCTTTACACCGCGGCCACCGGCATGACCGCCCAGCAGCTCAACCTGGACGTCATTTCCAACAACCTGGCCAACGTCAACACCACCGGCTTCAAGAAAAGCCGCGCCGACTTCGAAGACCTGATGTATCAGACCCTGCGCCAGCCCGGCGCCCAGCAGGCCGGCGGCCAGATGATCCCCACCGGCAAGCAGGTGGGCATGGGCGTGCGGCCGGTGGCCATCCAGAAGATCTGGAGCCAAGGCGATTACCAGCAGACCGACAACCAGCTCGACGTGGCTATCGAGGGTCAGGGTTTTTTCCGCATCCAAAAAGACAACGAAGACGTCTACACCCGTGACGGTTCGTTCAAGCTCAACAACAACCGCGACATCGTCGACAGCAACGGCAACCTGTTGGTGCCCCAGATGACCGTGCCCGAAAACGCCACCAGCGTGGTCATCGACCCCAACGGCCTGGTCACGGCCCTGACCGCCGACGACGAGGCGGTCGAACTGGGCCGCATTCAGCTCTACACCTTCCCCAACCCCTCGGGCCTGATGGCCATCGGCCGCAACTATTTCCGCGAATCGCCGGCCTCGGGCGTGGCCGTGCCCGGCGACCCCGGCGCCGACCAGTTCGGCACCCTGGCCCAGGGCTTTCTGGAGATGAGCAACGTCAGCGTGGTCGACGAGATGGTCAACATGATCGTGGCCCAACGGGCCTACGAGGCCAACTCCAAGTCCATCACCACCTCCGACCAGATGCTGCAAACGGCCAACCAGGTCAAGCGCTAG